One Brassica napus cultivar Da-Ae chromosome C4, Da-Ae, whole genome shotgun sequence genomic region harbors:
- the LOC111205053 gene encoding uncharacterized protein LOC111205053: MGNIWGIFKPNHGASEPQKLPVHDHFLQPTSFIVDCSGCSETKNDAQGYFCFECNFYVHKECARSPLEINHPSHSHPLKLRWCGPPSYSDKRCCLCGETLRLLVYHCSTCNFSLDTACARKHEIPSIDYPKAHEHRLHLLAKRVSFPCACGKDVPGAPYLCHQCNFMIHRDCLVLPRVIHLTRHKHRISRSYFIGPGKFSCGVCRLELNWRYGGYRCSICPDYVIHLRCATRDDVWDGIDLDGTLEEEEETEEPFQVLDDKLIKHFSHEHDLELNESGVVCHETIHCSACALPVYFDAFYICSVCDFVLHETCATLPRKLRHELHKHTLTLRPNTTPDEEHGYNLFNCTVCQRLCSGFKYVCSKSCDVQIDVRCCSIRELFVHESHPQHPLFLTSSEPIDCGACNEIASPVLNCVDCGFSLGYDCATLPNKVKHKCDTHFLSVCYGEETSGEYWCEACERKVNPSTRFYTCEDCSSTLHITCVIGEFTFWRPGKMAISRHEVAIIPNDFASRPYCYMCRSRCEDTSGIIYISEKHICSSKCLEVYIKFDLTFSKLETVEMALHNLELFRLDHTSHGWSIL, from the coding sequence ATGGGTAACATATGGGGAATTTTTAAGCCGAATCATGGAGCTTCTGAACCACAGAAATTGCCTGTTCACGACCATTTCTTACAACCTACATCGTTTATAGTTGATTGCTCTGGTTGCTCTGAAACTAAGAATGACGCACAAGGGTACTTTTGCTTTGAGTGCAACTTCTATGTCCACAAGGAATGCGCCAGGTCTCCCTTAGAGATCAACCACCCTTCTCATTCGCACCCTCTTAAGCTCCGTTGGTGCGGACCACCTAGCTATAGTGATAAACGTTGCTGCTTGTGTGGAGAAACGCTTCGGCTTTTGGTTTACCATTGTTCCACTTGTAACTTTAGTTTAGACACGGCTTGTGCGAGGAAGCACGAGATTCCAAGCATTGACTACCCCAAAGCTCATGAGCATAGGCTTCACCTCTTGGCCAAACGCGTCTCCTTTCCGTGTGCTTGTGGTAAAGACGTCCCTGGAGCTCCTTACTTGTGCCATCAATGCAACTTCATGATCCATAGAGACTGCCTTGTACTCCCGCGTGTGATACACCTCACACGCCATAAGCACCGGATTTCTAGAAGTTACTTCATTGGCCCTGGTAAGTTTTCTTGTGGAGTTTGTCGTCTTGAGTTGAACTGGAGGTATGGAGGATACCGCTGCTCGATTTGCCCTGATTATGTCATCCATCTGAGATGTGCAACAAGAGATGATGTGTGGGATGGAATAGATCTTGATGGAACActcgaagaagaagaggagaccGAAGAGCCATTCCAAGTGTTAGATGACAAACTAATTAAGCATTTCAGTCATGAACATGATCTGGAACTCAATGAAAGTGGTGTTGTTTGTCATGAAACTATCCACTGCAGCGCTTGCGCTCTACCTGTCTATTTCGATGCATTCTACATATGTTCGGTTTGTGATTTTGTTCTTCATGAGACCTGCGCAACTCTTCCCCGGAAGTTAAGGCATGAGCTACACAAGCACACACTTACTCTACGACCAAACACTACTCCAGATGAGGAGCATGGTTATAACTTGTTCAACTGCACTGTGTGTCAGCGGCTCTGCAGTGGATTCAAGTACGTATGTAGCAAATCTTGCGATGTCCAGATAGATGTACGATGTTGTTCAATTAGGGAGCTGTTCGTCCATGAAAGTCATCCGCAGCATCCCTTGTTTCTTACCTCATCCGAACCCATTGACTGTGGTGCTTGTAATGAGATTGCATCACCTGTATTGAACTGCGTTGACTGTGGCTTTTCTTTGGGATATGACTGCGCTACTTTGCCTAACAAGGTCAAGCACAAATGCGACACACATTTTCTCTCTGTCTGCTATGGAGAAGAGACGAGTGGGGAATACTGGTGCGAGGCATGCGAGAGAAAAGTCAACCCGAGTACAAGATTCTACACATGTGAAGATTGCAGCTCCACTCTTCACATCACATGCGTGATTGGGGAATTCACATTCTGGAGACCAGGGAAGATGGCCATATCACGTCACGAAGTCGCAATAATTCCCAATGATTTTGCATCTCGGCCATATTGTTATATGTGCAGGTCCCGTTGCGAAGACACTTCAGGTATTATATATATCTCAGAGAAGCACATATGTTCCTCTAAATGTTTAGAAGTGTATATCAAGTTCGACCTTACATTCTCCAAGTTGGAGACAGTGGAGATGGCGCTTCATAACTTGGAATTATTTCGACTTGACCATACCAGCCATGGCTGGAGCATTCTGTAA
- the LOC111205634 gene encoding uncharacterized protein LOC111205634: MNTNLDVANRVNADIVTKTETVTIGELFSYMKQEDAKVAWFKCIATIGDVVHGSSWYYIGCGVCHTKATKGPTSLMCKKCGKTSIVGVAQYLTKISVYDNDDQASFVLLGDAGHELSGKKASELVDDYFETRKFVVKVSKHNLTGQTQSLTVTKVLTLEVPEVEANLEGNVAVPDTRETLDKEDADDDPSTCFGSVKRAADKVEAEDPKRARSS; the protein is encoded by the exons ATGAACACGAATCTAGATGTTGCTAACAGAGTTAACGCAGACATTGTCACTAAAACTGAAACAGTGACCATAGGCGAGCTATTTTCTTATATGAAGCAGGAAGATGCGAAG GTTGCTTGGTTTAAGTGCATAGCAACTATTGGAGATGTTGTGCACGGTTCGTCATGGTATTACATAGGCTGTGGTGTGTGCCACACTAAGGCAACCAAAGGACCTACCAGCCTAATGTGCAAGAAGTGTGGGAAAACCAGTATTGTTGGTGTTGCACA GTACCTGACGAAGATCTCCGTGTATGATAATGATGATCAAGCATCTTTTGTGCTTCTTGGTGATGCTGGACATGAGTTATCTGGAAAGAAAGCTTCTGAATTGGTTGATGATTATTTCGAG ACTCGCAAATTCGTTGTGAAAGTGTCGAAACACAATTTGACTGGCCAGACTCAATCTTTGACTGTGACAAAGGTGCTGACTCTAGAAGTCCCGGAAGTTGAGGCCAATTTGGAAGGAAACGTGGCTGTACCAGACACACGTGAAACTTTGGATAAGGAAGATGCTGATGACGATCCTTCCACATGCTTTGGGAGTGTGAAGAGGGCTGCTGATAAGGTTGAGGCAGAGGATCCCAAGCGAGCAAGGAGTAGCTAG
- the LOC125585116 gene encoding uncharacterized protein LOC125585116 has translation MKNGVSSGVRGKAVVSSGGKGKAIVSAEVVAFRSVKYGSHDGELRFRLIHFWEARNVVTKVLIGLEMLLIDEEETVIQGFIPAGRIDTYLPHMRAGGIYRLNTFYGSNNKTLYRVAESSFTVTFSTTSVLSDLDDSLVCFPEDRFRFHGYEEFDAACDLKGDLYDYIGHIKLVNGQVLGDNLVLDDADIASSRRVMLHVQTHDGPVMKLYLWDKAASEFCERFKASGGTARVILVTTLNPKRLGGALALSSMAPSRVFLDTDVQATRDYLNW, from the exons ATGAAGAATGGTGTCTCTTCAGGTGTTAGAGGGAAAGCCGTTGTCTCCTCTGGCGGCAAGGGAAAAGCCATTGTCTCGGCCGAAGTGGTGGCTTTCAGAAGTGTGAAATACGGATCTCATGATGGCGAGCTGAGGTTTCGGTTGATCCATTTTTGGGAAGCTCGGAATGTTGTGACAAAAGTGCTTATAGGTCTCGAGATGCTTCTTATCGACGAAGAG GAAACTGTCATCCAGGGTTTCATCCCAGCTGGGAGGATAGACACTTATTTGCCACACATGAGGGCTGGTGGGATTTACAGACTCAACACTTTTTACGGGTCTAACAACAAGACTTTGTATCGTGTTGCGGAGTCAAGTTTCACCGTCACATTCTCAACGACTTCTGTCCTCTCTGATCTAGATGACAGTTTGGTATGTTTCCCTGAGGATCGTTTTAGGTTCCATGGATATGAGGAGTTCGATGCTGCTTGCGACTTGAAAGGAGACCTTTATG attATATTGGCCATATCAAGCTTGTGAATGGGCAGGTTCTCGGTGACAATCTCGTGCTAGATGATGCAGATATAGCTTCTTCGCGCAGAGTTATGCTCCATGTTCAAACACATGA CGGTCCGGTGATGAAGTTGTACCTATGGGACAAGGCTGCCTCTGAATTTTGTGAGAGATTCAAAGCATCTGGGGGAACTGCACGTGTTATTTTAGTCACTACCTTGAACCCAAAGCGTCTTGGAG GTGCTCTGGCTCTATCTTCCATGGCGCCATCACGTGTGTTTTTGGACACTGATGTCCAAGCAACCCGAGATTATCTCAATTGGTAa